The Exiguobacterium acetylicum genome includes a window with the following:
- a CDS encoding sensor histidine kinase → MIKRYTIRRRIWITIWFTSVFSAILFVLLTFYLYDRFYLQTQEDILLNRGEKLINIYESEGLSGAFYDGMTYTNELTESKVFFIDFLKKNPAGLRFLTNADIEELRNGETVVSSRTHPIEGTDILMTGFPIIENNRLVGTLILYLELGQISEPFRPLRLMIFFMIGLIVLNLVIFGRQIIDTIIRPLIDMKRASTVYAQGDFDYRIPIQSDDEIGELAETLNKMAESLGEVDEQRKEFLANVSHELRTPLSYIRGYTEMMQDDSLEEEKRAQYYQIIERETERLQRLVNDLLDLAQLERDSYPMSKQPLVFSQVLEDVIYRMEPIAQSKGVTFVMNLDPDQIVLGDTDRLEQVFGNLLDNALRYTPPGKQIFLSTETIGDRTHCLIRDEGEGIPEEHLDRLTKRFYRVDKSRTRKDGGTGLGLAITKHIIDRHDGTIRFDSVLGEGTTVHIELPLLPDEEDGFE, encoded by the coding sequence ATGATTAAACGTTATACGATCCGACGTCGGATTTGGATCACGATTTGGTTTACGAGTGTTTTTTCTGCCATCTTATTCGTATTGTTGACATTCTATCTCTACGATCGGTTTTATCTTCAGACGCAGGAAGATATTTTATTGAACCGAGGCGAAAAGCTGATTAACATTTATGAATCCGAAGGGTTATCCGGTGCTTTTTACGATGGAATGACTTATACGAATGAACTGACGGAATCCAAAGTCTTCTTCATCGATTTTCTAAAGAAAAATCCAGCTGGACTGCGCTTTTTGACGAATGCGGATATCGAAGAACTTCGAAATGGTGAAACCGTCGTCTCGAGTCGAACCCATCCAATTGAAGGGACGGACATTTTGATGACCGGTTTTCCGATCATCGAAAACAATCGACTCGTTGGTACGTTAATCTTGTACTTGGAACTTGGTCAAATCAGTGAACCGTTCCGCCCGCTCCGGCTGATGATTTTCTTCATGATCGGACTGATCGTCCTGAATCTCGTCATCTTCGGACGACAAATCATCGATACGATCATCCGTCCGTTGATCGACATGAAGCGTGCCTCGACTGTTTATGCGCAAGGTGACTTTGATTACCGGATTCCGATTCAATCGGACGATGAGATCGGGGAACTCGCAGAAACGTTAAACAAGATGGCGGAATCGCTCGGTGAGGTCGATGAGCAGCGTAAAGAATTCCTCGCGAACGTCAGTCACGAACTACGGACACCGCTCTCCTACATCCGTGGTTATACGGAGATGATGCAGGATGATTCGCTTGAGGAAGAAAAACGTGCTCAGTACTATCAAATCATCGAACGGGAAACCGAACGTTTGCAACGTCTTGTCAATGATCTGCTCGATCTCGCTCAACTCGAGCGCGACTCTTATCCGATGTCGAAACAACCACTTGTCTTCAGTCAAGTGCTTGAAGATGTCATCTACCGGATGGAACCGATCGCTCAATCAAAAGGGGTTACATTCGTCATGAATCTCGACCCGGATCAAATCGTCTTAGGTGATACGGACCGTCTCGAGCAAGTCTTCGGTAATTTGCTCGATAATGCTTTACGGTACACACCGCCTGGCAAACAGATTTTCTTGTCGACCGAAACGATCGGCGACCGGACGCATTGTCTTATCCGAGATGAAGGAGAAGGCATTCCGGAAGAACATCTCGATCGACTGACGAAACGTTTTTATCGTGTCGATAAATCACGAACACGTAAAGATGGCGGAACTGGTCTTGGTCTTGCGATCACAAAAC
- a CDS encoding response regulator transcription factor produces MPESFNILVVDDEAQMRDLLVSNLEKEHYTTMTASNGQEAIHLIQQNTFHLVLLDVMMPEMDGLTACMRIREFSNVPIIMLTARSDELDRIHGLKIGADDYITKPFSPRELLARIEATLRRSHRFTVDQSATLTLGMLELDTESRSVHVNGKPVSLTRKEFDLLHLFAQNNDKVFSREQLLDQIWGADYIGNLRTVDTHIKTLRLKLGEAGGSIQTVWGIGYKFEEV; encoded by the coding sequence ATGCCAGAATCGTTTAACATTCTCGTAGTAGATGATGAAGCACAAATGCGTGACCTTCTCGTCTCGAATCTTGAAAAAGAACATTACACGACGATGACAGCTTCTAATGGACAAGAAGCGATCCATCTCATTCAACAAAATACATTCCACCTCGTCCTACTCGATGTCATGATGCCGGAAATGGACGGCTTGACGGCATGCATGCGGATTCGTGAATTCTCAAACGTTCCGATCATCATGCTGACGGCACGTTCGGACGAACTCGATCGCATCCACGGATTGAAAATCGGAGCTGATGACTATATTACAAAACCATTCAGCCCACGAGAACTGCTCGCTCGTATCGAAGCGACGCTTCGTCGTTCTCATCGCTTTACAGTTGATCAATCGGCTACTTTAACGCTCGGCATGCTTGAACTCGATACGGAAAGTCGGAGTGTCCACGTCAATGGCAAGCCGGTCAGCCTGACGCGTAAGGAATTTGATTTGTTGCACCTGTTCGCCCAAAACAATGATAAGGTCTTTTCCCGGGAACAGTTACTCGATCAAATCTGGGGTGCGGATTATATTGGTAACTTACGGACGGTCGATACACACATCAAAACACTTCGCTTAAAGCTAGGGGAAGCTGGTGGCTCGATTCAAACGGTCTGGGGCATCGGTTATAAATTCGAGGAAGTATGA
- a CDS encoding GNAT family N-acetyltransferase, with amino-acid sequence MLKQRELSDCADLFELMQHQDVYPYVRQKTRYFDEFLFTTKQAIEEEERGEIVSRTILDEFDQPIGTISLLDIEGQYGFLGTWLGKPYHGKGYNHLAKEAFFSELFFELGYESVFMKIRKSNVRSQKAAEKLPYAFCADELRPALLEQLNTGETQFTLYEVSKSSFHMYIHGRELETLYDHQQLEA; translated from the coding sequence ATGCTCAAGCAACGGGAGCTGAGCGACTGCGCTGATTTGTTCGAACTGATGCAGCATCAAGACGTATATCCGTACGTCCGCCAAAAAACACGGTACTTTGATGAATTTCTGTTTACTACAAAGCAGGCAATCGAAGAGGAAGAACGTGGTGAAATCGTATCACGTACCATCCTAGATGAGTTCGATCAACCGATTGGTACGATTAGTTTACTCGATATCGAAGGACAATATGGGTTTCTCGGTACATGGTTAGGTAAACCGTATCATGGTAAAGGATACAATCATTTAGCGAAAGAAGCCTTTTTCTCTGAGCTGTTCTTCGAGCTCGGATACGAGAGCGTCTTCATGAAAATTCGTAAAAGCAACGTCCGTTCACAAAAAGCAGCTGAAAAATTGCCTTACGCATTCTGTGCTGATGAGTTGCGCCCAGCGCTCCTTGAGCAACTGAATACCGGCGAGACACAATTCACGCTGTATGAAGTCTCAAAGTCTAGTTTCCACATGTATATTCATGGTCGGGAGCTCGAAACACTATACGATCACCAACAACTCGAAGCATGA
- a CDS encoding amidohydrolase, producing the protein MDILIRNAHIYPITSDSFYGDIRIRDGKIIEIGELLDHLENDQVIEAEGHFLLPGFIDAHTHLGLYDEGTGTVGNDANETIFAMTPHLRAIDGVYPLDEGFKEAVEHGITTVQVMPGSMNIIGGVTSVIKTHGRFIDDMILRKYAGLKVALGENPKRVHSAGRAGELTRMGIMGMLREAFLEVRTQRVSETFAHQMIKRVLDHKMPLRVHAHRADDILSAIRFAEEFDLDLRIEHCTEGHLVAKEMEQLPIEKVTVGPTFTRKSKIELKNKTWETYRILHEHGLEISITTDHPYTPVQYLNLCAGLAAREGLPVDVALRAITIHPARSLGVDDRVGSIEPGKDADLVLWSHFPLDYLAKPLMTMIDGKIIFEHAQLNLT; encoded by the coding sequence TTGGATATCTTAATTCGAAATGCACATATCTATCCGATTACTTCGGACAGTTTTTACGGGGACATCCGCATTCGTGATGGGAAAATCATTGAAATCGGTGAATTACTGGATCACTTAGAAAACGATCAAGTCATTGAAGCAGAAGGTCACTTTTTATTACCCGGTTTCATCGATGCCCATACACATCTCGGATTATATGACGAAGGTACCGGAACCGTCGGAAATGATGCGAATGAGACGATTTTTGCGATGACCCCTCATCTGCGTGCCATTGATGGCGTGTACCCACTTGATGAAGGATTTAAGGAAGCCGTCGAACACGGGATCACGACCGTTCAAGTCATGCCCGGTAGCATGAACATCATCGGTGGTGTCACGAGTGTCATCAAGACGCACGGACGGTTCATCGATGATATGATTCTTCGAAAGTACGCGGGTCTGAAGGTTGCGCTCGGTGAAAACCCAAAGCGTGTCCATAGTGCTGGTCGCGCCGGTGAACTGACACGGATGGGCATCATGGGGATGTTGCGCGAAGCCTTTCTTGAAGTTCGGACACAACGAGTTTCCGAAACGTTCGCTCACCAGATGATCAAACGGGTCCTTGATCATAAAATGCCGCTTCGTGTACATGCGCACCGAGCAGATGATATTCTGTCCGCCATTCGTTTTGCGGAAGAGTTCGATCTTGATTTGCGTATCGAGCATTGTACGGAAGGTCATCTCGTCGCAAAAGAGATGGAGCAGTTGCCGATCGAAAAAGTGACCGTCGGACCGACCTTTACACGTAAGTCTAAAATCGAACTGAAGAACAAAACGTGGGAAACGTACCGGATACTACACGAGCATGGTCTTGAGATTTCGATTACGACCGATCATCCGTACACCCCTGTCCAGTATTTGAATCTCTGTGCTGGCCTCGCTGCACGAGAAGGTCTACCTGTCGACGTCGCCTTACGGGCGATCACGATTCATCCCGCTCGCTCGCTTGGTGTAGATGATCGTGTCGGATCGATTGAACCCGGAAAAGATGCCGATCTCGTTCTCTGGAGCCACTTCCCGCTTGACTATTTAGCGAAGCCACTCATGACGATGATCGACGGAAAAATCATTTTTGAACACGCTCAACTGAACCTGACTTAA
- a CDS encoding TIGR01777 family oxidoreductase, which translates to MKIAITGGTGMIGQALTKRLLEQGHHIFILTRHPKANDAHVTYIKWMTEDAKPEQHLEGVDAFIHLAGASINDGRWTDERKRVILDSRVSTTKELVRIVEALDQKPNVVLSASAVGIYGQDRHQTFSEDQPLPPTADFLSHVCVAWEDLARPIADAGIRLVHPRIGVVLTKAGGAYPLMRLPYVLFGGGTMGDGKQWVSWIHIDDLVDLFIFALETPTVEGPLNITAPHPETMRRFGQTIGKVLHRPHWLPAPRFALELALGEKSTIVLEGARVVPKKALENGYKFRYAELKDALRAIEHSN; encoded by the coding sequence ATGAAGATTGCAATCACGGGTGGAACTGGAATGATTGGTCAAGCTTTAACGAAGCGTTTGCTTGAGCAAGGACATCATATTTTTATCTTAACGCGTCATCCGAAAGCGAATGATGCGCATGTCACATATATCAAGTGGATGACAGAAGATGCAAAACCGGAACAACATCTAGAAGGAGTCGATGCTTTTATTCATCTCGCCGGCGCTTCAATCAATGATGGTCGTTGGACGGATGAACGAAAACGCGTCATCCTCGATAGTCGTGTCAGTACGACAAAAGAACTGGTACGAATCGTCGAAGCACTTGATCAAAAACCAAACGTCGTCTTATCTGCTTCGGCAGTTGGAATTTACGGACAAGATCGGCATCAGACGTTCTCAGAAGACCAACCACTCCCACCAACCGCTGACTTTTTGAGTCATGTCTGTGTCGCATGGGAAGATCTCGCTCGTCCGATTGCTGACGCTGGCATTCGACTCGTTCATCCACGAATCGGTGTCGTCTTGACGAAAGCCGGCGGTGCTTATCCACTCATGCGTTTACCGTACGTCTTGTTTGGTGGCGGTACGATGGGCGACGGAAAACAATGGGTATCTTGGATCCATATCGATGATTTAGTCGATTTATTCATCTTCGCCCTTGAGACCCCGACAGTCGAGGGACCGCTGAACATTACCGCCCCTCATCCGGAGACGATGCGTCGCTTTGGTCAGACGATTGGGAAAGTCTTGCACCGTCCACACTGGCTCCCTGCTCCACGCTTCGCGTTAGAACTCGCACTGGGTGAAAAGAGTACGATCGTACTCGAAGGAGCGCGTGTCGTTCCGAAAAAAGCGCTCGAAAACGGATACAAGTTTCGGTATGCTGAACTAAAGGATGCGTTACGAGCAATCGAGCATTCAAACTAG
- a CDS encoding RecX family transcriptional regulator — MKIKRISTQKKNSERFNIYVERDGKEEYAFAVDVDILIKYNLQRDKELDDDFVKEVLTAEEQQKAYRLSLNHLSYRMRATSEVVTYLTEKETPEHAIKHAIERLTEQRYLDDQQFALAYTSTKKATTPQGPGKIRRDLEALKIPKTAIDEAIMTFTDEEAYEKILKFLRQKQKELQRRSVRELTQKLQMTLMQRGFSSDLIKAGIEEVFLAEEGDEEEQAALYQARKYYPKYRQLEPFEREQKVKQALVRKGFPYGLAAQVLEQVKEEEAE; from the coding sequence ATGAAGATCAAACGGATCTCGACCCAGAAAAAGAACAGCGAACGATTCAATATCTATGTCGAACGTGATGGTAAAGAAGAATATGCATTTGCCGTAGACGTCGATATCTTAATCAAATACAATCTGCAACGCGATAAGGAACTCGATGACGACTTCGTCAAGGAAGTACTAACGGCTGAAGAACAGCAGAAAGCATATCGTCTCTCATTGAATCACCTATCATACCGGATGCGGGCAACGAGTGAGGTCGTCACGTATCTGACGGAAAAAGAGACACCGGAACATGCGATCAAACATGCGATCGAACGATTGACCGAGCAACGCTATCTTGATGATCAACAGTTCGCTCTTGCGTATACGTCGACGAAAAAAGCAACGACACCGCAAGGACCAGGCAAGATTCGCCGCGATCTTGAGGCGTTGAAGATACCGAAGACAGCGATTGATGAGGCAATCATGACGTTTACGGATGAAGAAGCATACGAAAAAATACTTAAGTTTTTACGACAAAAACAAAAAGAGTTGCAACGACGTTCCGTACGCGAATTGACACAAAAACTACAGATGACGTTGATGCAGCGTGGATTTTCGTCCGATTTAATTAAGGCGGGCATCGAAGAGGTATTCTTAGCTGAAGAAGGTGACGAAGAAGAACAAGCAGCACTCTATCAAGCACGCAAGTATTATCCAAAGTACCGGCAACTCGAACCGTTTGAACGCGAACAAAAGGTAAAACAGGCACTTGTCCGAAAGGGATTTCCGTATGGACTAGCGGCTCAAGTTCTTGAACAAGTTAAAGAAGAAGAGGCAGAATAA
- a CDS encoding ABC transporter ATP-binding protein: protein MRLFRQLSWFLKEHKSSYLVAVVLLIITGFIDLTPPWLIGKVIDGLRSGSMDRTTLLQYVGGLTVISIISFILTYQWLAKLFGTAFLLERTLRSRFFTHLLKLTPTFYQKNRTGDLMALATNDLKAVERTAGFGVLTLVDSLNMTAITLVVMGVAIDWKLTLAALLPMPLLAYAMNKLGSQIHGRFITAQDSFGTMNDQVVESISGLRVIRSFVQEPVDVKRFDDVTTDVFEKNMHVAKIDVLFEPIIKLLVGFSYLIGLSFGTYLVFTNDITLGQLVAFNIYLGMLIWPMYAFGELINVIQRGTASLDRLEATMRVKPLIASTPREHVERPERIEMTNLTFTYPETAHPVLQDLNMTIEQGATIGIVGPTGSGKTTFLRQFLREYPIGRDMLTINGVPYEDIALETVRGWTGYVSQEHLLFSKSVRDNILFGVGEATEEELQEAIRLASFEKDIETLEQGLETMVGERGVTLSGGQKQRLSIARAMLKKPELLLLDDSLSAVDAKTESHIIDSIRSNRHQSTTLIVAHRLSAVAHADEIIVLQDGVISERGTHDSLMAQNGWYAQQFERQSEEM from the coding sequence ATGCGTTTATTTCGGCAATTGAGTTGGTTTCTAAAAGAACACAAATCATCTTACCTCGTAGCAGTCGTCTTACTGATCATCACGGGCTTCATCGATTTGACGCCGCCGTGGTTGATTGGAAAAGTGATCGACGGTTTACGCTCAGGTTCGATGGATCGAACGACACTCTTACAGTATGTCGGTGGATTAACGGTCATTTCCATCATCTCCTTCATTTTGACGTATCAGTGGTTAGCGAAATTATTCGGAACGGCATTTTTACTAGAGCGGACACTGCGGAGTCGGTTCTTTACGCACTTATTGAAATTGACACCAACGTTCTATCAAAAGAATCGGACGGGTGATTTGATGGCACTCGCAACGAACGACTTAAAAGCCGTCGAACGGACAGCTGGGTTTGGTGTCTTGACGCTCGTTGATTCGCTGAATATGACAGCCATCACACTCGTCGTTATGGGTGTCGCGATCGACTGGAAGTTGACGCTCGCTGCATTATTACCGATGCCACTTCTCGCCTATGCGATGAATAAGCTGGGGAGTCAAATTCATGGTCGTTTCATTACTGCCCAGGACTCGTTCGGAACGATGAACGATCAGGTCGTCGAGTCGATTTCTGGACTGCGTGTCATCCGTTCATTCGTACAAGAACCAGTCGATGTCAAACGGTTCGACGATGTGACGACGGATGTCTTTGAGAAAAATATGCACGTCGCAAAAATCGATGTCTTGTTTGAACCGATCATTAAACTACTCGTCGGATTCAGTTATTTGATCGGCTTGTCGTTCGGGACATATCTCGTCTTTACGAACGATATCACGCTTGGACAATTGGTCGCCTTTAATATCTATCTCGGAATGCTGATCTGGCCGATGTATGCCTTTGGTGAATTGATCAACGTCATTCAGCGGGGAACAGCGAGTCTTGACCGCTTAGAAGCGACGATGCGTGTGAAACCGTTGATTGCCTCGACGCCGCGGGAGCACGTCGAGCGTCCGGAGCGGATTGAGATGACGAATTTGACATTTACGTACCCAGAAACGGCGCATCCAGTATTACAAGATTTGAACATGACGATCGAACAAGGAGCAACGATTGGAATCGTTGGACCAACCGGTTCCGGGAAAACAACGTTCTTGCGTCAATTCCTGCGTGAGTATCCGATCGGTCGAGACATGCTGACGATCAACGGTGTGCCGTATGAAGATATCGCGCTTGAAACGGTGCGTGGATGGACAGGTTACGTCTCACAAGAACATTTACTGTTCTCGAAATCCGTCCGCGACAATATCTTGTTCGGTGTAGGTGAAGCGACGGAAGAAGAATTACAGGAAGCGATTCGTCTCGCATCCTTTGAAAAAGACATCGAGACGCTCGAGCAAGGACTTGAGACGATGGTCGGCGAACGAGGTGTCACATTATCAGGTGGACAAAAGCAACGTCTGTCGATCGCACGTGCAATGTTGAAAAAACCAGAATTGCTACTGCTGGATGATTCACTGTCGGCAGTAGATGCGAAAACTGAATCACATATCATCGATTCGATTCGCTCGAATCGTCATCAATCAACGACATTAATCGTTGCCCATCGCTTATCGGCAGTGGCGCATGCGGACGAAATCATCGTCTTGCAAGACGGGGTGATTTCAGAACGGGGAACACACGACAGCCTAATGGCACAAAATGGCTGGTACGCTCAACAATTCGAGCGACAAAGTGAAGAGATGTAA
- a CDS encoding ABC transporter ATP-binding protein codes for MNELELYQLDPARRKTTIRSLIRYAMHEKQAIFLGLFLLVLAVGAELTGPYIAKVIIDEHIVAIEKDWVEVKTDGAVTYDGRQFAKAQDVSKNEIIRSVSIVQTAKGYYFVPKQVVSGGERNISGNTMTVTRGDDVYTYDNIQKLTQGQVYDFYSNDLKAIGWLSLIYVILLLVAAGLNWVQQILLQRSAHKIIKRMRLDVFTHLQRLPVRYFDQTPIGKIVSRVTNDTETIRDLYLGVLARVFSGIITMAGILVAMFFLDYRLGLVSLIIIPIVYFWIQLFQKLATKNNFKVRSLVADMNGQLNENIQTMPIIQAYAREKEVLAEFEQKNEENYQTRAKLLRLDALMSHNLSYFLKNLTLALLIWVVGGKSLTNGSFLSLGILYAYIDYVSRLFEPVTQIMNQLSPLQQALVSADRMFQLLDEEGEPVEQGRVPRFKGAVSFKDVEFSYEAGNPVLREIQIDARPGATIALVGHTGSGKSSIMNLLMRFYDPSKGQLLIDGQDVTNLPKQAVREHMGIVLQDPFLFTGTIRSNITLGNPDISEARVRQAIEAVGADRFIDRLPNGLDEPVIEKGATLSAGERQLISFARALAFDPAILVLDEATASVDSETEAVIQDALLTLTKGRTTFIIAHRLSTIKDADEILVLDHGRIVERGPHDELLATSGIYAKMYALQSKRNLELKSS; via the coding sequence ATGAATGAACTGGAATTATATCAACTCGATCCGGCACGGCGGAAGACGACGATCCGTTCGTTGATCCGCTATGCGATGCACGAGAAACAAGCAATCTTTTTAGGGCTGTTTCTACTCGTACTAGCAGTCGGAGCAGAACTGACTGGCCCGTATATCGCTAAAGTCATCATCGATGAACATATCGTAGCGATTGAAAAGGACTGGGTTGAAGTTAAAACGGATGGGGCGGTCACGTATGATGGTCGTCAATTCGCCAAAGCACAAGATGTCTCTAAAAATGAAATCATTCGATCCGTCTCGATCGTTCAAACAGCAAAAGGCTACTATTTCGTACCCAAACAAGTCGTCAGTGGTGGGGAACGGAACATCAGTGGAAATACGATGACCGTTACGCGTGGTGACGACGTCTACACGTATGACAATATTCAAAAACTGACACAAGGACAGGTCTATGATTTTTATTCGAACGACTTAAAAGCGATCGGCTGGCTATCGTTGATCTACGTCATCTTGTTACTAGTAGCAGCTGGATTGAACTGGGTGCAGCAAATTTTACTCCAGCGGTCTGCCCATAAAATCATCAAACGGATGCGACTCGATGTCTTTACGCACCTGCAACGGTTACCGGTTCGCTACTTTGATCAGACGCCAATCGGGAAAATCGTCAGTCGGGTCACGAACGATACGGAGACGATTCGTGATCTTTATCTCGGTGTGCTCGCACGGGTCTTTTCGGGAATCATCACGATGGCAGGAATTCTCGTCGCGATGTTCTTCCTCGATTATCGATTAGGTCTTGTCTCGTTGATCATCATTCCGATCGTCTATTTCTGGATTCAACTGTTCCAGAAACTTGCGACGAAGAATAACTTCAAGGTTCGCTCGCTCGTTGCTGACATGAATGGTCAACTGAATGAAAACATTCAGACGATGCCGATCATCCAAGCCTATGCGCGCGAGAAGGAAGTCCTTGCCGAATTTGAGCAAAAAAACGAAGAGAATTACCAGACACGGGCAAAGCTGTTGCGACTCGATGCTTTGATGTCGCATAACTTATCTTACTTTTTGAAAAACCTGACGCTTGCCCTGTTGATTTGGGTCGTCGGTGGAAAAAGTCTGACAAACGGGTCGTTTTTATCGCTCGGTATTTTATACGCGTATATCGATTATGTGTCCCGTTTGTTCGAACCGGTCACTCAAATCATGAATCAGCTATCACCACTACAACAAGCACTCGTCTCAGCGGACCGGATGTTCCAGTTGCTCGATGAAGAAGGCGAGCCGGTCGAACAAGGACGTGTTCCGCGTTTTAAAGGTGCGGTGTCCTTCAAAGACGTCGAATTCAGTTATGAGGCAGGCAATCCCGTATTGCGTGAGATTCAAATTGACGCTCGCCCTGGTGCAACGATTGCCCTCGTTGGTCATACCGGCAGTGGGAAGAGCTCGATCATGAACTTGCTGATGCGGTTTTATGATCCATCAAAAGGACAATTGTTGATTGACGGACAAGACGTGACAAACTTACCGAAACAAGCAGTCCGTGAGCATATGGGGATCGTCTTACAGGATCCGTTCCTCTTCACGGGAACGATTCGGTCGAATATCACGCTCGGCAATCCTGATATATCGGAAGCGCGCGTTCGTCAAGCAATCGAAGCCGTCGGTGCCGATCGATTCATCGATCGCTTACCGAATGGACTCGACGAACCAGTCATTGAAAAAGGCGCTACGTTATCAGCTGGGGAACGCCAGTTAATCAGCTTTGCCCGTGCGTTGGCATTTGATCCAGCGATTCTTGTTCTTGATGAAGCGACAGCAAGTGTCGACTCGGAAACGGAAGCAGTCATTCAAGATGCCTTGCTGACGTTAACGAAAGGACGGACGACGTTCATCATTGCGCACCGCTTGTCGACGATCAAGGACGCGGATGAGATTCTTGTTCTCGATCATGGTCGAATCGTAGAGCGTGGACCGCATGATGAACTCCTTGCAACGTCTGGTATTTATGCGAAAATGTACGCATTGCAAAGCAAACGTAATCTTGAATTGAAATCAAGCTAA
- a CDS encoding DUF1811 family protein, whose protein sequence is METRMSQLSKYELEMLITKLSEQKRKAEQHGNVSEVEVVTRKIAIAKSYLVDPERFERGAYYRIEGEEARFELHFVNGVMGWGHFEGTAQEVAIPLALFTGEGEQI, encoded by the coding sequence ATGGAGACACGGATGAGTCAATTATCAAAATACGAGCTTGAAATGCTGATCACGAAATTAAGTGAACAGAAACGAAAAGCCGAACAACACGGTAACGTCAGTGAAGTGGAGGTCGTGACGCGTAAGATCGCCATTGCGAAAAGTTATTTAGTCGACCCGGAACGATTTGAACGGGGTGCTTATTACCGGATCGAAGGAGAAGAGGCACGATTTGAATTACACTTCGTCAATGGGGTCATGGGTTGGGGACATTTTGAAGGAACGGCTCAAGAAGTCGCGATTCCACTCGCATTATTTACAGGAGAGGGAGAACAGATATGA
- a CDS encoding YfhJ family protein, translating to MTNREQALQQLAEELLQVNDVLTPDEALTWVEVLWEDFEATLARAGEKYQGEAVAIHFVEQQIKQHGAMLHRFNTTNEKFKHLMTGRNVE from the coding sequence ATGACGAATCGAGAACAAGCACTTCAGCAACTGGCTGAAGAATTATTACAGGTGAACGACGTACTGACGCCCGACGAGGCTCTGACATGGGTCGAAGTTTTATGGGAAGATTTTGAAGCGACACTCGCGCGTGCTGGTGAAAAATATCAAGGTGAAGCCGTCGCTATTCATTTCGTCGAACAGCAGATTAAGCAGCACGGGGCGATGTTGCACCGGTTTAATACGACGAATGAAAAGTTCAAACATTTGATGACAGGTCGAAACGTCGAATGA